A section of the Hyalangium minutum genome encodes:
- a CDS encoding PEGA domain-containing protein, producing MSNAKDPQQDEMMDALMGRAQETEHVQSRFSNLQAPGQSPSGQPDQPGARGSGTPVSTGTVSVHQPLRDKVGTFLPSTEGGLWKVAGALRLGAAGFGLMTAVLFVMPELKGTFQAPSSFSSPSSSSPSDSGKQPTYKTIAPTLDTPAANPEQVITEQSAAFDGASVLMIESEQSGVSVRVDGNDQGNTPVSLTLDCLPGKPIKVEVSRKGYERAQHLTFCRPDTMIKLYARLRKVEKAGGAK from the coding sequence GTGAGCAACGCCAAGGATCCCCAGCAGGACGAGATGATGGACGCGCTCATGGGCCGAGCCCAGGAGACCGAGCACGTCCAGTCGCGCTTCTCCAATCTTCAGGCTCCCGGTCAGTCCCCGAGCGGGCAGCCGGATCAGCCTGGAGCCAGGGGCTCGGGGACGCCGGTGTCGACGGGAACGGTGTCCGTGCACCAGCCGCTCCGGGACAAGGTGGGCACGTTCCTGCCCTCGACGGAGGGCGGGCTGTGGAAGGTGGCGGGGGCGCTGCGGCTGGGCGCGGCGGGGTTCGGGCTGATGACAGCGGTGCTGTTCGTGATGCCGGAACTGAAGGGGACGTTCCAGGCGCCGTCGTCGTTCTCGTCGCCGTCGTCGTCATCGCCGTCCGATTCGGGGAAGCAGCCGACGTACAAGACGATCGCGCCGACACTCGATACGCCGGCGGCGAACCCGGAGCAGGTCATCACCGAGCAGAGCGCGGCCTTCGATGGCGCGTCGGTCCTGATGATCGAGTCCGAGCAGAGTGGGGTTTCGGTGCGGGTGGACGGCAACGACCAGGGGAACACGCCGGTGTCGCTGACGCTGGACTGCCTGCCAGGCAAGCCCATCAAGGTGGAGGTGTCGCGCAAGGGTTACGAGCGCGCGCAGCACCTGACGTTCTGCCGCCCGGATACGATGATCAAGCTGTACGCCCGGCTGCGCAAAGTGGAGAAGGCGGGCGGAGCGAAGTAG
- a CDS encoding organic hydroperoxide resistance protein, protein MAPVTITPLYTATATSHGGRNGRVKSSDSVLDLPLAMPKELGGPGGAVTNPEQLFAAGYSACFEGALRLVAGKQGKNVKDASITAQATIGKTPDGGFGLAVELKGKLPGLSKEEAEKLMHDAHQVCPYSKATRDNINVTLSVES, encoded by the coding sequence ATGGCTCCTGTCACCATCACCCCCCTGTACACCGCCACCGCGACCTCTCACGGTGGCCGCAATGGCCGCGTGAAGTCGTCGGACAGCGTGCTGGACCTGCCGCTGGCGATGCCCAAGGAGCTGGGTGGGCCGGGCGGTGCGGTCACCAACCCCGAGCAGCTCTTCGCGGCGGGCTACTCCGCGTGCTTCGAGGGCGCGCTCCGGCTGGTGGCGGGCAAGCAGGGCAAGAACGTGAAGGACGCGAGCATCACCGCGCAGGCCACCATCGGCAAGACGCCGGATGGGGGCTTCGGGCTGGCGGTGGAGCTCAAGGGCAAGCTGCCCGGCCTCTCCAAGGAAGAGGCCGAGAAGCTCATGCACGACGCGCATCAGGTGTGCCCGTACTCCAAGGCCACGCGCGACAACATCAACGTGACGCTCTCCGTGGAGAGCTGA
- a CDS encoding DUF6068 family protein, producing the protein MHPRSSFLSLVGAAALGVLAGCATTSSQTQPDGTATEPPQTEPMTNTPPPSSGTTPWHTARVGDRVVYAFTANRANVGAKTEARVAGRLALEVVAVQAPWVWLKLSTSDEAGKPSSSLPLSKELVFPMSTEASRSLEWTRGGTESTEELSAGGRTWEAKRYTEDKRPVDGPLENRLYASNPGPLYLTNGLLSASTTLSGFGASGGHQLTLVEFRQGAEGSTGTAPSLQYPLGPGTWSDSRLNPGTGEEVNRTCLAAERGFLLTSVGPAPTSGAPCPSFANAEVVPVEEFLHSLAPWMADQLRTPRYTGSPNRRGTLDVKGRKVPSLIFETSEKSDGAQQLRSEFYAAEPWDSTLDGLHYQARFGALGETVERVEGKSRKPTFTQQLSDWGTWAGGAK; encoded by the coding sequence ATGCATCCCCGCTCCTCGTTCCTGTCCCTCGTGGGCGCCGCGGCGCTCGGAGTTCTCGCCGGCTGCGCCACCACGTCCTCTCAGACGCAACCCGATGGCACCGCCACCGAGCCGCCTCAGACCGAGCCCATGACGAACACGCCGCCTCCCTCCTCGGGCACCACCCCGTGGCACACCGCCCGCGTGGGCGACCGCGTCGTGTATGCCTTCACTGCCAACCGCGCGAACGTCGGCGCGAAGACCGAGGCGCGCGTCGCCGGGCGGCTGGCGTTGGAGGTGGTCGCCGTCCAAGCTCCTTGGGTCTGGCTGAAGCTCTCCACGAGCGATGAGGCGGGCAAGCCCAGCTCGAGCCTGCCGCTGTCGAAGGAGCTCGTCTTCCCCATGAGCACGGAGGCCTCGCGCTCCCTGGAATGGACCCGCGGAGGCACCGAGAGCACCGAGGAGCTCTCGGCCGGCGGCCGCACCTGGGAGGCCAAGCGCTACACCGAGGACAAGCGGCCCGTGGATGGCCCGCTGGAGAACCGCCTCTACGCCTCGAACCCGGGCCCGCTGTACCTGACGAATGGGCTGCTCTCCGCCAGCACCACCCTGTCCGGCTTCGGCGCGAGCGGCGGCCACCAGCTCACCCTCGTGGAGTTCCGCCAGGGCGCCGAGGGCAGCACGGGCACGGCTCCCTCGCTGCAGTACCCGCTGGGCCCGGGCACCTGGTCCGACTCCCGCCTGAACCCGGGCACCGGTGAAGAGGTCAACCGCACCTGCCTCGCCGCCGAGCGCGGCTTCCTGCTCACGAGCGTCGGCCCCGCTCCCACCAGCGGCGCTCCCTGCCCGAGCTTCGCCAATGCCGAGGTGGTGCCCGTCGAGGAGTTCCTGCACTCGCTCGCCCCCTGGATGGCCGATCAGCTCCGCACGCCTCGGTACACGGGTTCCCCGAACCGCCGCGGCACCCTGGACGTGAAGGGCCGCAAGGTCCCCTCGCTCATCTTCGAGACGTCCGAGAAGTCCGACGGTGCGCAGCAGCTCCGCTCGGAGTTCTACGCCGCGGAGCCGTGGGACTCCACGCTGGATGGGCTGCATTACCAGGCCCGCTTCGGCGCGCTGGGAGAGACGGTGGAGCGCGTGGAGGGCAAGAGCCGCAAGCCCACGTTCACCCAGCAGCTCTCGGACTGGGGCACCTGGGCCGGAGGCGCGAAGTGA
- a CDS encoding DUF4286 family protein: MKPALYVVTIEVAQNSEAAWNEWHEQHHVPEVLRQPGFLSCRKWKDTAAAEDGWARYVCHYEMASTEAVERYAASDAAKRLRADSDRMFGYVTRLRRQVFSEVSRFEVDAEPEAE, encoded by the coding sequence GTGAAGCCCGCGCTCTACGTCGTCACCATCGAGGTGGCTCAGAACTCCGAGGCCGCCTGGAACGAGTGGCACGAGCAGCACCACGTCCCGGAGGTGCTGCGCCAGCCGGGCTTCCTCTCGTGCCGCAAGTGGAAGGACACGGCGGCCGCGGAGGATGGGTGGGCGCGCTACGTGTGCCACTACGAGATGGCCAGCACCGAGGCCGTCGAGCGCTACGCCGCCAGCGATGCGGCGAAGCGCCTGCGAGCGGACTCGGACCGGATGTTCGGTTACGTCACCCGCCTCCGGCGCCAGGTCTTCAGCGAGGTGTCCCGCTTCGAAGTGGATGCGGAGCCGGAGGCGGAGTAG
- a CDS encoding tetratricopeptide repeat protein has translation MLLTLLALVLAGAPDAEQQLGFARALDTEGDYYRAIGEYKRFLYLYPDSPLADEARLAIGRAYVHGEQPDAAEAHFLSLAELSPEWRARTQLEVGWARYASGRSQAAILSLRSFLRWNDAQPPADTDRARYLLGWALLAEDRGEEALDAFASVSSLPEKGPLTQAARSWPSLPRKSPLLAGLLSIVPGAGHLYIGEPLTGLAALGWNGLFSFALYESIRRDQVGVAVLLGALEMIWYTGTIFGAVSGAQKYNRDVRLQALDGLRARFNDRPVSWPPSPVSR, from the coding sequence GTGCTCTTGACCCTTCTGGCCCTCGTACTCGCAGGAGCGCCCGACGCGGAGCAGCAGCTGGGCTTCGCCCGCGCTCTCGACACCGAGGGCGACTACTACCGCGCCATCGGTGAGTACAAACGCTTCCTCTATCTGTACCCGGACTCTCCCCTGGCGGATGAGGCCCGGCTCGCCATTGGCCGCGCCTATGTGCACGGAGAGCAACCCGATGCGGCCGAGGCCCACTTCCTCTCCCTGGCTGAGCTCTCTCCCGAGTGGCGAGCCCGGACGCAGCTGGAGGTCGGTTGGGCGCGCTACGCCTCGGGCCGCTCCCAGGCCGCGATCCTCTCCCTCCGCTCCTTCCTCCGGTGGAACGACGCACAGCCACCCGCAGACACCGACCGTGCTCGCTATCTGCTGGGCTGGGCGCTGCTCGCGGAAGACCGCGGAGAAGAGGCTCTGGACGCCTTTGCCTCTGTCTCCTCTCTCCCCGAGAAAGGCCCGCTGACCCAGGCGGCTCGGAGCTGGCCCTCCCTGCCCCGCAAGTCTCCCCTGCTCGCGGGGCTGCTCTCCATCGTCCCGGGCGCCGGGCACCTCTACATCGGTGAGCCACTAACCGGGCTCGCGGCCTTGGGATGGAACGGCCTGTTCTCCTTCGCCCTCTATGAGTCCATCCGCCGCGATCAGGTGGGTGTTGCCGTGCTCCTCGGGGCGCTCGAGATGATCTGGTACACAGGCACCATCTTCGGAGCCGTCAGCGGCGCCCAGAAGTACAACCGCGACGTGCGACTCCAGGCGCTCGATGGACTCCGCGCCCGGTTCAATGACCGGCCCGTGTCCTGGCCTCCCAGCCCCGTCTCCCGCTGA
- a CDS encoding GspE/PulE family protein — MSKATRGLWTLAGLVLAAGIASFVYRHSPPGVEPGLRLGGSYLQVALSPLLFLSAGLAIALGVGARLVTSFAHKAPPPMAKRPALSPLEVVNEDVAIVVREMLVELGRYLRSIVTQPEPDIIVFMDSLMDGAIRVGASDVHIHPLESGTRIAFRVHGVLEEVITIPREHHPRLINRIKVLAKLTLYKLDKPQDGHFPLSTHEGPADVRVSILPTNHGEAVALRIARTGVKLPQLTALGFPPVLQERYQRILGLPQGVIFVAGATGSGKTTSLYASLGFIKESRGELTRIATIEDPVEFDVPLFAQTQVNAEQGFTFAQGLRSVLRQDPNVIMVGEIRDPETARTAIQAGLSGHLIVTTIHANSASGVFNRLIEMGAEPFLLASATVATISQRLVRALCPHCRTPSPISPEEVIRLDSAGLAGGTFYSPVGCQRCGGSGYLGRTAIYEMLVVTPAIRDAINAKLPSPQLQEIAMKEGMVPLLAAGVERARAGATTLREVFRVVGGGA, encoded by the coding sequence ATGAGCAAGGCTACCCGCGGGCTGTGGACCCTTGCCGGGTTGGTCCTCGCTGCGGGCATCGCTTCCTTTGTCTACCGGCACTCGCCTCCCGGCGTGGAGCCAGGGCTGCGGCTCGGCGGCTCCTACCTGCAGGTGGCCCTGTCGCCGCTGCTGTTCTTGAGCGCCGGGCTGGCGATTGCGCTGGGCGTGGGCGCGCGACTCGTCACGTCCTTTGCGCACAAGGCGCCTCCGCCCATGGCGAAGCGGCCTGCCTTGTCTCCGCTGGAGGTGGTGAACGAGGACGTGGCCATTGTCGTGCGCGAGATGCTGGTGGAGCTGGGCCGGTACCTGCGCAGCATCGTCACCCAGCCCGAGCCGGACATCATCGTCTTCATGGACTCGCTGATGGATGGGGCCATCCGCGTCGGTGCCAGTGACGTCCACATCCACCCGCTCGAGTCGGGTACGCGCATCGCCTTCCGCGTCCACGGTGTGCTGGAGGAGGTCATCACCATCCCCCGCGAGCACCACCCGCGCCTCATCAACCGCATCAAGGTGCTGGCGAAGCTCACCCTCTACAAGCTCGACAAGCCGCAGGACGGACATTTCCCGCTCTCCACCCATGAGGGCCCCGCCGACGTCCGCGTCTCGATTCTCCCCACCAACCACGGCGAGGCCGTGGCGCTGCGCATCGCTCGCACGGGCGTGAAGCTGCCGCAGCTCACGGCGCTCGGGTTCCCGCCTGTGCTGCAGGAGCGCTACCAGCGCATCCTCGGGCTGCCCCAGGGCGTCATCTTCGTCGCGGGCGCCACGGGCAGCGGTAAGACGACGTCGCTGTATGCCTCGCTGGGCTTCATCAAGGAGTCCCGCGGCGAGCTGACGCGCATCGCGACCATCGAGGACCCTGTCGAGTTCGACGTGCCCCTCTTCGCGCAGACGCAGGTCAACGCCGAGCAGGGCTTCACGTTCGCGCAGGGTCTGCGCTCGGTGCTGCGCCAGGACCCGAACGTCATCATGGTGGGCGAGATCCGCGATCCGGAGACGGCGCGCACGGCCATTCAGGCGGGCCTGAGCGGTCACTTGATCGTCACCACCATCCACGCGAACTCGGCCTCGGGCGTGTTCAACCGGCTCATCGAGATGGGCGCGGAGCCGTTCCTCCTGGCATCTGCCACGGTGGCCACCATCTCGCAGCGCCTGGTGCGCGCACTGTGCCCGCACTGCCGCACGCCGTCGCCCATCAGTCCCGAAGAGGTCATCCGCTTGGACTCGGCGGGACTGGCGGGGGGCACGTTCTACAGCCCAGTGGGCTGCCAGCGCTGCGGCGGTAGCGGGTACCTGGGCCGCACGGCCATCTACGAGATGCTGGTGGTGACACCGGCCATCCGCGATGCCATCAACGCCAAGCTGCCTTCGCCTCAGCTGCAGGAGATCGCGATGAAGGAAGGGATGGTGCCGCTGCTGGCGGCGGGGGTGGAGCGGGCGCGCGCCGGGGCGACGACGCTGCGTGAGGTGTTCCGAGTCGTCGGCGGTGGAGCCTGA
- a CDS encoding amidase: MSRSRREFLTSTALGVAGVAAAVTAEAAPSDAGVPAAAPAGAPPAFGTAPSVGPGVSAATFAEAEKLVQVQLTPAERAQAASNWREMMAPLYEFRTGPRRAKLEPEVAPASRWDPLLPGLASGPARNRFVRSKASPGPLPGKDEDIAFAPVTALSRWLESRALSSERLTRIYLERLQRFDPKLKCVITLTPELALEQARRADKEIAAGKYRGPLHGIPWGAKDLVDTANIPTTYGAEPFRNRVPTADATVVDRLHRAGAVLVAKLSLGALALNDVWFGGETKNPWLLEEGSSGSSAGPGAATAAGLVGFSLGSETGGSIISPSMRCGITGLRPTFGRVPRTGAMTLCWSLDKLGPMTRGVEDSLLVLQALSGPDAGDVDSVPSALDFDATAGVKGLRVGYFPTWMEDFPATDVDRAALETLKRLGLKPVEVTLPDWPYISLMIILFAEAAAAFEELTLSHGVDALKMQVPDAWPNLFRQARFLSAVDLIQADRLRRKVAQEMVRVMKEVDLLLVPSLQLDMLTISNFTGHPSLTLRTGFVEVDQARSDWAPDPARPLPKFSPMRRVPHGVTLIGRLFDEGTLGRVGMALERASGVAGERPPGF; this comes from the coding sequence ATGAGTCGCTCGCGCAGGGAGTTTCTGACCAGTACCGCACTGGGCGTGGCCGGAGTGGCCGCGGCCGTTACCGCAGAGGCGGCACCTTCCGATGCGGGTGTTCCGGCGGCAGCGCCTGCTGGTGCACCGCCCGCGTTTGGGACTGCACCCTCCGTGGGGCCTGGGGTGAGCGCGGCCACCTTCGCGGAGGCGGAGAAGCTGGTGCAGGTGCAGCTCACTCCAGCGGAGAGGGCTCAGGCGGCCAGCAACTGGCGCGAGATGATGGCCCCGCTCTACGAGTTCCGCACGGGGCCCCGCCGCGCGAAGCTGGAGCCGGAGGTGGCGCCCGCCTCGCGGTGGGACCCCTTGCTCCCTGGGCTCGCCAGCGGGCCTGCGCGCAACCGCTTCGTGCGGAGCAAGGCCTCGCCCGGGCCATTGCCGGGGAAGGATGAGGACATCGCCTTCGCGCCCGTCACGGCGCTCTCGAGGTGGCTCGAGTCCCGGGCGCTGAGCTCGGAGCGGCTCACGCGCATCTACCTGGAGCGGCTGCAGCGCTTCGATCCGAAGCTGAAGTGCGTCATCACCCTGACGCCGGAGCTGGCGCTGGAGCAGGCCCGGCGCGCGGACAAGGAGATTGCCGCGGGCAAGTATCGCGGTCCGCTGCACGGCATCCCCTGGGGCGCGAAAGACTTGGTGGACACGGCGAACATTCCCACCACCTACGGCGCCGAGCCGTTCCGCAACCGCGTGCCCACCGCGGATGCGACGGTGGTGGACCGGCTGCACCGTGCGGGCGCGGTGCTGGTGGCCAAGCTGAGCCTGGGCGCGCTGGCGCTCAATGACGTCTGGTTCGGCGGCGAGACGAAGAACCCGTGGCTCTTGGAGGAGGGCTCCTCGGGCAGCAGTGCGGGGCCGGGCGCGGCGACGGCGGCGGGCCTCGTGGGCTTCTCGCTGGGGAGCGAGACGGGAGGCAGCATCATCTCGCCGTCCATGCGCTGTGGCATCACCGGCCTGCGGCCCACGTTTGGCCGCGTGCCGCGCACTGGCGCGATGACGCTGTGCTGGTCGCTGGACAAGCTCGGGCCGATGACGCGCGGGGTGGAGGACTCGCTGCTGGTGCTCCAGGCGCTCTCCGGGCCGGACGCGGGCGATGTGGACAGCGTGCCGAGCGCGCTGGACTTCGACGCCACCGCCGGCGTGAAGGGCCTGCGCGTGGGTTATTTCCCAACGTGGATGGAGGACTTCCCCGCGACGGACGTGGACCGCGCCGCGCTGGAGACGCTGAAGCGGCTGGGGCTGAAGCCGGTGGAAGTCACGCTGCCGGACTGGCCGTACATCTCACTGATGATCATCCTCTTCGCCGAGGCGGCGGCGGCCTTCGAGGAGCTCACGCTGAGCCACGGCGTGGACGCGCTGAAGATGCAGGTGCCGGACGCGTGGCCGAACCTCTTCCGCCAAGCGCGCTTCCTGTCGGCGGTGGACCTCATCCAAGCGGATCGGCTGCGGCGCAAGGTGGCGCAGGAGATGGTGCGGGTGATGAAGGAGGTGGACCTGCTGCTGGTGCCCTCGCTGCAGCTCGACATGCTCACGATCAGCAACTTCACGGGGCACCCCTCGCTGACGCTGCGCACGGGTTTCGTGGAGGTGGATCAGGCCCGGAGCGACTGGGCGCCGGACCCCGCGCGGCCGCTGCCGAAGTTCTCGCCCATGCGGCGGGTTCCGCACGGCGTCACGCTCATCGGGCGGCTGTTCGACGAGGGGACGCTGGGCCGGGTGGGCATGGCCCTGGAGAGGGCCTCGGGTGTCGCGGGTGAACGGCCCCCGGGCTTCTGA
- the yidD gene encoding membrane protein insertion efficiency factor YidD, which translates to MRFVLAAATTWTLTVSPPPFGSARHPVTREVVRAAPVRHEPPAGDFLQVAYLFYRTVVTPIDGPRCSHWPTCSAYAREAVSRHGVVGLWLAYDRLLRGTQSSAARQLPVTLRAGRIVFVDPLEESTFWFP; encoded by the coding sequence ATGCGCTTCGTCCTCGCCGCAGCCACCACCTGGACCCTGACGGTCTCTCCGCCGCCGTTCGGGAGTGCCCGCCACCCCGTCACTCGTGAAGTGGTTCGTGCCGCTCCCGTGCGGCACGAGCCGCCCGCCGGGGACTTCCTCCAGGTGGCCTATCTCTTCTACCGAACCGTCGTGACGCCCATCGATGGTCCGCGTTGCTCGCACTGGCCCACCTGCTCAGCCTACGCGCGAGAGGCGGTCAGCCGGCATGGCGTGGTGGGGCTCTGGCTGGCCTATGATCGGCTGCTGCGAGGCACCCAGTCCTCTGCGGCGCGGCAACTCCCCGTGACGCTGCGAGCGGGGCGAATCGTCTTCGTGGATCCGCTCGAGGAGAGCACGTTTTGGTTTCCCTGA
- a CDS encoding alpha/beta fold hydrolase — MVPLATLSLSLPSLRMKALEAGPAHGPLVLLLHGFPELSESWREVLPVLGAAGFHAVAPDLRGYGGTDRPKHGYDLDTLAADIYQLARHLQPGRPVHVVGHDWGGAIAYHLAARHPEVVDRLVVINCPHPVVMARRIWNPAQLARSWYMFFFQLPWLPEKKLSQNHGAAVPRSIRRALVDSSRVPPERLQPYADNFASPEAARAALAYYRTAIRSLLTPWGLRRMREGYPRIRAPFLLIWGEEDVALGRELTYDLEPWFEHPPQVRYLPNVGHFVPLEAPEQVASLLTEFLGVEAPRAQAH, encoded by the coding sequence ATGGTTCCACTCGCGACCCTGTCCCTGTCCCTGCCGTCCCTGCGCATGAAGGCGCTCGAGGCGGGCCCTGCCCATGGGCCGCTCGTCCTGCTCCTGCACGGCTTCCCAGAGCTGTCCGAGAGTTGGCGCGAGGTGCTCCCGGTGCTCGGGGCCGCGGGCTTCCACGCCGTGGCCCCGGACCTGCGCGGCTATGGCGGCACGGATCGGCCCAAGCATGGATATGACTTGGACACGCTCGCTGCGGACATCTACCAGCTCGCCCGGCACCTGCAGCCCGGCCGGCCCGTGCATGTGGTGGGGCATGACTGGGGCGGTGCCATCGCCTACCACCTCGCCGCCCGGCACCCGGAGGTGGTGGACCGGCTCGTCGTCATCAACTGTCCCCACCCGGTGGTGATGGCCCGGCGCATCTGGAACCCAGCCCAGCTCGCGCGCTCCTGGTACATGTTCTTCTTCCAACTGCCCTGGCTGCCCGAGAAGAAGCTCTCCCAGAACCATGGCGCCGCCGTGCCGCGCTCCATCCGCCGGGCCCTGGTGGACAGTTCACGCGTTCCGCCCGAGCGCCTGCAGCCCTACGCGGACAACTTCGCCAGTCCCGAGGCCGCCCGCGCGGCGCTCGCTTACTACCGCACGGCCATTCGCAGTCTGCTGACGCCCTGGGGCCTGCGCCGCATGCGGGAGGGTTACCCGCGCATCCGCGCGCCCTTCCTGCTCATCTGGGGCGAGGAGGACGTGGCCCTCGGCCGCGAGCTCACCTACGATTTGGAGCCCTGGTTCGAGCACCCGCCGCAGGTGCGCTATCTGCCGAACGTGGGGCACTTCGTCCCATTGGAGGCCCCGGAGCAGGTGGCCTCGCTGCTGACGGAGTTCCTCGGAGTCGAGGCGCCCCGGGCGCAGGCCCATTGA
- a CDS encoding rhomboid family intramembrane serine protease: MFPISDDNPTLRTPVMTYLLLGIIVFVWLFFQGAGLHSEALAVSVCNWGMVPGELTGRAPLGLAVPMSRTAACVIDNEPINLFTPITSMFLHGGWGHLLGNCLFFWVFGNNIEDSMGRFRFLVFYLLCGLIAAGAHVMIEPASPVPTVGASGAISGILGAYLVLYPRVRVNLLIFIIIFIRIIPVPAWVVLIYWFVLQLITGLPQLSSIRSDASGGVAVWAHIGGFVAGAALIKLFENRAFTAQRTTWRHRLHPDHP; encoded by the coding sequence ATGTTTCCTATCAGTGACGACAACCCAACCCTGCGCACCCCGGTGATGACGTACCTGCTGCTGGGGATCATCGTCTTCGTGTGGCTCTTCTTCCAGGGAGCGGGGCTGCACAGCGAAGCGCTGGCCGTGAGCGTGTGCAACTGGGGCATGGTGCCCGGCGAGCTGACGGGCCGGGCACCACTGGGGCTCGCGGTGCCGATGAGCCGCACCGCCGCCTGTGTCATCGACAACGAGCCCATCAACCTCTTCACCCCGATCACCTCCATGTTCCTCCACGGAGGCTGGGGCCACCTCCTCGGCAACTGCCTGTTCTTCTGGGTCTTCGGCAACAACATCGAGGACAGCATGGGGCGGTTTCGCTTCCTCGTCTTCTACCTCTTGTGTGGGCTCATCGCGGCGGGCGCGCACGTGATGATTGAACCGGCGTCGCCGGTGCCCACGGTGGGGGCCTCGGGGGCCATCTCGGGCATTCTGGGGGCGTACCTGGTGCTCTACCCGCGCGTGCGGGTGAACCTGCTCATCTTCATCATCATCTTCATCCGCATCATCCCCGTGCCCGCCTGGGTGGTGCTCATCTACTGGTTCGTCCTCCAGCTCATCACCGGCCTGCCGCAGCTCTCGTCCATCCGTTCGGATGCCTCGGGCGGTGTCGCGGTGTGGGCGCACATCGGTGGCTTCGTGGCGGGGGCAGCGCTCATCAAGCTGTTCGAGAATCGCGCCTTCACCGCGCAGCGCACCACGTGGCGGCACCGGCTCCACCCGGACCACCCGTGA
- a CDS encoding amidohydrolase encodes MQRVRYASAAVLLLVCVAGCPRRGPEVQPPPSSTTTVYVAHRIRTLDPARPLAEALAVRDGKVLAVGSREEVHAAAGHDARVVDLGAATVVPGLTDAHGHLEGLGRALSAVALVGADSRQQVIDRLKAATRAAYQGDWLIGQGWDQNDWPEKTFPTRTELDAGWPTTPIALSRIDGHALWVNGEALRRAHITRDTKDPQGGRIVRGPDGEPTGILVDNAMNLIDAVMPPPTDEQFEAQLTAALSVCARHGMTGVHDAGMDLRTFNLLKRWDAENRLPLRVYAMAAGMGPDWEKFLEMGPFQGNRLTMRAVKLMVDGALGSRGAALHKPYSDEPSQSGLLLLSPEEYEARVRAFIGRGFQVATHAIGDRANTLVVDTLLRVAGPEGVRKGRHRVEHAQVMRLEDITKLGANGFIASVQPTHATSDMPWAETRVGPERIRGAYAWQRLKAAGATLALGSDFPVERPDMLAGLYAARTRQDAAGQPPGGWLPDQRLSGEEALEGFTVGNAYASFAEDLRGRLKPGMDADFVALSVDPVDAQPSDLLTAQVRMTVVGGDAVYNAAP; translated from the coding sequence ATGCAACGTGTTCGATATGCCTCCGCGGCAGTGCTCCTCCTGGTGTGCGTGGCCGGCTGTCCCCGGCGCGGCCCGGAGGTGCAGCCTCCTCCCTCTTCCACCACCACCGTGTACGTCGCCCATCGGATCCGGACGCTCGATCCGGCGCGCCCGCTGGCCGAGGCCCTCGCCGTGCGAGATGGCAAGGTGCTGGCGGTGGGCTCCCGCGAAGAGGTGCACGCCGCGGCGGGCCATGACGCGCGCGTGGTGGATCTCGGGGCGGCGACGGTGGTGCCGGGTCTCACCGACGCCCATGGACACCTGGAGGGGCTGGGCCGTGCGCTCTCCGCCGTGGCGTTGGTGGGGGCAGACTCGCGGCAGCAGGTCATCGATCGCCTGAAGGCCGCAACCCGCGCCGCGTACCAGGGAGACTGGCTCATCGGACAAGGGTGGGACCAGAACGACTGGCCGGAGAAGACGTTCCCTACGCGAACGGAGCTGGATGCGGGCTGGCCCACCACGCCCATTGCCTTGTCACGCATCGACGGCCATGCCCTCTGGGTCAACGGAGAGGCCCTGCGGCGCGCGCACATCACCCGGGACACGAAGGATCCGCAGGGCGGGCGCATCGTCCGAGGCCCGGATGGCGAGCCCACCGGCATCCTCGTGGACAACGCGATGAACCTCATCGATGCCGTCATGCCTCCACCCACGGACGAGCAGTTCGAGGCCCAGCTCACGGCGGCGCTGTCCGTGTGCGCGCGCCATGGAATGACGGGCGTGCATGACGCGGGCATGGACCTGCGGACCTTCAACCTGCTCAAGCGCTGGGACGCCGAGAACCGCCTCCCGCTGCGCGTCTACGCGATGGCAGCGGGGATGGGGCCCGACTGGGAGAAGTTCCTGGAGATGGGGCCGTTCCAGGGCAACCGGCTGACGATGCGGGCGGTGAAGCTGATGGTGGACGGGGCATTGGGCAGCCGGGGCGCGGCGCTCCACAAGCCGTACAGCGATGAGCCCAGCCAGAGCGGCCTGCTTCTGCTCAGCCCCGAGGAGTATGAAGCTCGGGTGCGGGCGTTCATCGGCCGGGGCTTCCAGGTGGCCACGCACGCGATCGGGGACCGGGCCAACACCCTCGTCGTCGACACGCTGCTGCGCGTGGCGGGCCCCGAGGGCGTTCGCAAGGGGCGCCACCGCGTGGAGCACGCGCAGGTGATGCGGCTGGAGGACATCACGAAGCTGGGGGCAAACGGGTTCATTGCGAGCGTGCAGCCCACGCACGCCACCAGCGACATGCCGTGGGCGGAGACGCGCGTGGGGCCCGAGCGCATTCGCGGGGCCTATGCGTGGCAGCGGCTCAAGGCGGCGGGGGCGACTCTGGCGCTGGGCAGCGACTTCCCGGTGGAGCGTCCGGACATGCTCGCGGGGCTGTATGCGGCGCGCACGCGGCAGGACGCGGCGGGCCAACCTCCGGGCGGCTGGCTCCCGGACCAGCGCCTCAGCGGCGAAGAGGCGCTCGAGGGCTTCACGGTGGGCAACGCCTATGCGTCCTTCGCGGAGGACCTGCGTGGGCGGCTGAAGCCGGGGATGGATGCGGACTTCGTGGCGCTCTCGGTGGATCCGGTGGACGCGCAGCCATCGGACCTGCTCACGGCCCAGGTGCGGATGACCGTGGTGGGTGGAGACGCGGTCTATAACGCTGCGCCCTGA